The following are from one region of the Mauremys reevesii isolate NIE-2019 linkage group 2, ASM1616193v1, whole genome shotgun sequence genome:
- the LOC120397109 gene encoding uncharacterized protein LOC120397109, with amino-acid sequence MSQFSYSSRESTTSALRSPSSFSLREAAMIQSEPLRHTGEIMPVGGWEGSAHPIQAQPLPRPPAHSRRDRGEQTVGLDQTSVRGLDFNIRQKHLQSQLGAPTPYTESLAKMIPNIPALRPPDRDPRVKFNMSRVPFLSCEVLEELDCHVQTKRLQHEQGLPLTPQKPHTALLPPAPQTPIPGEPLLSERNTKQQLILDTDRPKSGFPAKVPEPLRSNTSPQRAQAIQEPCVCPSGPLPQKAHRIMASPDAILARLVPTVVVKLQDHIAQKCSEIQMEAFPKMVRESHRDAPLMRETAIAEKTLTATLHLYRSELRKPLTSVSGTKGTEEKLELHMERKFLLGEGSCLGPGAQAGEGWADHPRTQSHQVAPEAPGSEQLTRSTLDSLIAGQAAHDLQLKHLMEMMSSSRPLAGQVSVCQQCRKTYPGKMKGKKTQEETSAELHGLRDIMDPHGLDGTVNSKLFRDQLPIRVCKKCSELRRKRPAGSAGADLPGRSHGIPQRWTPGDSSASSNHKKMPVVWLLPADRRKTQDGMGKTAPRKQPKMVSIATSTTGLSQVGEKTTGSPDGSPPKSPKASRARTSSPSRSKVPILKRMLMCLKKTCTKLQNKVKSQMSKDSRSRTPDAKFTKPPLGKARASKGVW; translated from the coding sequence ATGAGCCAGTTCTCCTACTCCTCTAGggaatccaccacctctgccctccggagtcccagctccttttccctgagagaagccGCCATGATTCAGTCAGAGCCCCTCCGCCACACAGGGGAGATCATGCCAGTCGGGGGCTGGGAAGGATCCgctcatcccatccaagcccagcctctccccaggcctcctgcccacagcagacgagACCGGGGAGAGCAGACCGTGGGTCTGGACCAGACGTCAGTCCGTGGCTTAGACTTCAACATCCGCCAGAAGCATCTGCAGAGTCAACTGGGGGCTCCTACCCCATACACAGAGTCTCTGGCCAAGATGATCCCTAACATCCCTGCTCTGCGCCCACCGGACAGAGACCCCAGGGTGAAGTTCAACATGAGCAGGGTCCCTTTCCTAAGCTGTGAAGTCCTGGAGGAACTGGACTGTCACGTGCAGACAAAGAGACTCCAGCATGAGCAGGGcttacccctcaccccccagaaaccccacacagctcttctgcctccagctccacaaacccccatcccaGGGGAGCCATTGCTGAGTGAGCGGAACACCAAGCAGCAATTGATATTAGACACAGATCGGCCCAAAagtggatttccagcaaaggtcccggagcccctcagatccaacaccagccctcagcgtgcacaggcgatccaggagccatgtgtctgcccctctggacccctgccccaaaaggcccacaggatcatggcatcccctgatgccatcctggccaggcTTGTGCCCACGGTGGTGGTCAAGCTGCAGGATCACATTGCTCAGAAATGCTCAGAGATCCAAATGGAGGCGTTCCCAAAGATGGTGagagagtcgcacagagatgctcccctcATGAGAGAGACGGCAATAGCAGAGAAGACGCTCACAGCCACACTCCACCTCTATAGGAGCgagttgagaaagccccttaccagtgtgagcggcaccaaagggactgaagagaagctggagctgcacatggagaggaagtttctcttgggagaaggctcttgtctggggccaggggcacaggcaggtgagggcTGGGCAGATCATCCCAGGACCCAAAgccaccaggttgccccagaggccccaggctctgagcagctaacaagatccacccttgactctctcattgctgggcaggctgcacacgacctgcagCTGAAGCACCTGATGGAAATGAtgagcagctcccgccccttggcgggccaggtctCAGTCTGCCAGCAGTGCCGTAAGACATATCCAGGAAAGATGAAGGGTAAGAAAACTCAGGaggagacatctgctgagctgcatggtcttcGAGACATCATGGATCCACATGGGCTCGATGGAactgtgaattcaaagctctTCAGGGATCAGCTGCCAATTAGAGTCTGCAAGAAGTGCAGTGAGCTTCGACggaagagaccagctggctctgcaggtgctgacttgcccggaagatcccatggaatcccacagcgatggactccaggagactcctcagcatcatccAACCACAAAAAGATGCCAGTggtgtggctccttccagcagacaggagaaagacGCAGGATGGAATGGGGAAAACGGCTCCCAGAAagcaaccaaagatggtgtccatTGCTACAAGTACAACAGGGCTTTCGCAAGTTGGGGAGAAAACAACTGGGAGTCCTGACGGTTCTCCCCCAAAGTCACCAAAGGCCTCTAGAGCTAGGACATCATCcccttcaaggagcaaagttcCAATTCTCAAACGGATGTTGATGTGCCTCAAGAAAACCTGCACTAAGCTTCAAAACAAAGTGAAGTCCCAAATGTCCAAGGACTCTCGTTCAAGAACACCTGAtgctaaatttacaaagccaccccttgggaaggcaagggcctccaagggtgtctggtag